The Micromonospora sp. NBC_00421 genome contains a region encoding:
- a CDS encoding type I polyketide synthase: MTEQGDVLRHSDIAVIGMSCRLPDAPGIDEFWELLCGGRSAVDRQSDGSWRAVVEGKGESDAAFFGMSPRQAAAVDPQQRLMLELGWEALEHARIRPTDLRGSDTGVFVGLTADDYATLLHRSGTPIGSHTATGLNRSLTANRLSYLLGLRGPSFTVDSAQSSSLVAVHLACESLLRGESAVAVVGGVSLILADESTAGMARMGALSPDGRCFTFDARANGYVRGEGGVALVLKPLAHAVEDGDRVHCVIRGGAVNNDGGGPGLTHPDREAQETLLRRAYERAGVPPRHVDYVELHGTGTRVGDPVEAAALGAVLGAGRDCDNPLAVGSVKTNIGHLEGAAGITGLLKVVLCVREGVLPPSLNFRTPNPDIPLDELNLRVHTELQPWPGHATDRPRTAGVSSFGMGGTNAHLIVEQAPVMVEKPAVGVGDRGLSVVPVVVSGRSVGALRAQAARLREVCAGLTSDDAGPGAGAGAGSGAGSGAGLVDVGWSLVSSRSVFEHRAVVLGRDVAEVVAGLDVVASGVAVPVSGTSGSVSGLVSGVVGGSGVVVGSVGSGSGSGGGGGGVVFVFPGQGWQWVGMGAVLWGESEVFAASMVECGRALAGFVDWDLREVVCGVGGGGWGVGLMWCSRCRGR; this comes from the coding sequence ATGACCGAGCAAGGTGACGTGTTGCGGCACAGCGACATCGCCGTCATCGGAATGTCCTGCCGCCTTCCTGACGCACCGGGAATCGACGAGTTCTGGGAGTTGCTGTGCGGCGGTCGGAGCGCGGTCGACCGCCAGTCCGACGGCAGCTGGCGGGCGGTGGTGGAGGGAAAGGGCGAATCCGACGCAGCGTTCTTCGGGATGTCCCCGCGCCAGGCGGCCGCCGTAGACCCGCAACAGCGCCTGATGCTCGAACTCGGCTGGGAGGCCCTGGAGCACGCCCGCATCCGACCGACCGACCTCAGGGGCTCCGACACCGGCGTCTTCGTGGGGCTCACCGCCGACGACTACGCCACCCTGCTGCACCGCTCCGGAACGCCGATCGGCAGCCACACCGCGACCGGCCTGAACCGTAGCCTCACGGCGAACCGCCTGTCTTACCTGCTGGGTCTGCGTGGCCCCAGCTTCACCGTCGACTCGGCGCAGTCGTCCTCGCTGGTCGCCGTCCACCTGGCGTGCGAAAGCCTGCTGCGGGGCGAGAGCGCGGTCGCCGTCGTCGGCGGGGTGAGTCTCATCCTGGCCGACGAGAGCACCGCCGGCATGGCACGCATGGGCGCACTGTCCCCTGACGGACGCTGCTTCACCTTCGACGCCCGGGCCAACGGCTACGTCCGTGGTGAGGGTGGTGTGGCCCTGGTCCTCAAGCCGCTGGCCCACGCGGTCGAGGACGGCGACCGGGTGCACTGCGTCATCCGGGGCGGCGCCGTCAACAACGACGGCGGTGGCCCCGGCCTTACCCATCCCGACCGGGAGGCACAGGAGACCCTGCTGCGCCGGGCGTACGAGCGGGCGGGGGTGCCCCCCCGACACGTGGACTACGTCGAGCTGCACGGCACCGGGACGAGGGTCGGCGACCCCGTCGAGGCGGCGGCCCTCGGAGCGGTGCTGGGTGCCGGCCGCGACTGCGACAACCCCCTCGCGGTCGGATCGGTCAAGACCAACATCGGTCACCTGGAGGGTGCCGCCGGCATCACCGGCCTGCTGAAGGTCGTGCTGTGCGTACGCGAGGGAGTGTTGCCGCCGAGCCTCAATTTCCGTACGCCGAACCCGGACATCCCCCTCGACGAGCTGAACCTGCGGGTCCACACGGAACTGCAACCGTGGCCGGGCCACGCGACGGACCGCCCGCGTACTGCCGGGGTGAGTTCCTTCGGCATGGGCGGTACGAATGCCCATCTGATTGTCGAACAGGCTCCCGTGATGGTGGAGAAGCCGGCTGTCGGTGTGGGTGATCGAGGTTTGTCGGTGGTGCCGGTGGTGGTGTCGGGGCGGTCGGTGGGGGCGTTGCGGGCGCAGGCGGCGCGGTTGCGTGAGGTGTGTGCGGGTCTTACCAGCGACGATGCCGGCCCTGGTGCGGGCGCTGGTGCCGGGTCTGGTGCCGGGTCTGGTGCGGGGTTGGTGGATGTGGGTTGGTCGTTGGTGTCGTCGCGGTCGGTGTTTGAGCATCGTGCGGTGGTGTTGGGTCGGGATGTCGCGGAGGTTGTGGCGGGCTTGGATGTGGTGGCGTCTGGTGTGGCGGTGCCGGTTTCCGGGACGTCGGGTTCGGTTTCGGGTTTGGTGTCGGGTGTGGTGGGGGGTTCGGGCGTGGTGGTGGGTTCGGTGGGTTCGGGTTCGGGTTCGGGTGGTGGTGGTGGTGGGGTGGTGTTTGTGTTTCCGGGGCAGGGGTGGCAGTGGGTGGGGATGGGTGCGGTGTTGTGGGGGGAGTCGGAGGTGTTTGCGGCGTCGATGGTGGAGTGTGGGCGGGCGTTGGCGGGGTTTGTGGATTGGGATTTGCGTGAGGTGGTGTGTGGTGTGGGGGGTGGGGGTTGGGGGGTCGGGTTGATGTGGTGCAGCCGGTGTCGTGGGCGGTGA
- a CDS encoding cytochrome P450, translating to MEHPVTAGSSRSYPFSDRTDLDIDPTYGELRVKEPVARVRMPYGGDAWLVTRHADVRKGLSDPRLSIAAGAGRDVPRASPRLQEPDGLMGLPPDAHARLRRLVATAFTPKRVRDIAPRVVQLADQILDDMVETGPPADLVQQLALPLPVMIICDMMGIGYDEQHLFRAFSDALMSSTRYTADQVDRAVQDFVEYLGGLLAQRRAHRTDDLLGALVEARDDGDRLTEEELVMLTGGLLVGGHETTASQIASQVFLLLRDRTRYAQLHARPELIPTAVEELLRAAPLWASVGPTRIATEDLELNGTTIRAGDAVVFSLASANQDDDAFAKAADIVLDRDPNPHIAFGHGPHYCIGAALARWEIQAAVGALVRRLPGLRLAVEESELEWNRGMMVRSLVALPVTW from the coding sequence ATGGAGCACCCAGTAACGGCCGGTTCCAGCAGGTCCTACCCCTTCAGTGACCGCACCGACCTGGATATCGATCCCACCTATGGCGAACTGCGCGTAAAAGAGCCGGTCGCCCGTGTCCGGATGCCCTACGGCGGGGATGCCTGGCTGGTCACCCGGCACGCCGACGTCAGGAAGGGACTCTCCGACCCCCGGCTCAGCATCGCCGCCGGCGCCGGGCGGGACGTACCCCGTGCCTCTCCCCGTCTCCAGGAACCCGACGGGCTGATGGGCCTACCCCCCGACGCGCACGCCCGCCTGCGCAGACTCGTCGCCACGGCGTTCACGCCGAAGCGCGTACGGGACATCGCCCCGCGCGTCGTCCAACTCGCCGACCAGATCCTCGACGACATGGTCGAGACCGGGCCGCCGGCCGACCTCGTGCAGCAGCTCGCGCTCCCCCTGCCGGTGATGATCATCTGCGACATGATGGGCATCGGGTACGACGAGCAGCACCTGTTCCGTGCCTTCAGCGACGCCCTGATGTCCTCCACCCGATACACGGCCGACCAGGTCGACCGCGCGGTACAGGATTTCGTCGAGTACCTGGGCGGCCTCCTTGCACAGCGTCGCGCGCACCGCACCGACGACCTTCTCGGTGCCCTGGTCGAGGCGCGGGACGACGGTGACCGGCTCACCGAGGAGGAACTCGTCATGCTCACCGGCGGGCTGCTCGTCGGTGGGCACGAGACCACCGCCAGCCAGATCGCCTCGCAGGTCTTCCTCCTGCTGCGCGACCGCACCCGGTATGCGCAACTCCACGCCCGCCCGGAGCTGATCCCCACGGCAGTCGAGGAACTGCTGCGGGCGGCCCCGCTCTGGGCCTCGGTCGGCCCCACCCGTATCGCCACCGAGGACCTGGAACTGAACGGGACGACCATCCGGGCCGGCGACGCCGTCGTCTTCTCACTGGCCTCCGCCAACCAGGATGACGACGCTTTCGCGAAGGCCGCCGACATCGTGCTCGACCGTGACCCGAACCCGCACATCGCGTTCGGGCACGGGCCCCATTACTGCATCGGGGCGGCACTGGCCAGATGGGAGATACAGGCCGCCGTCGGTGCCTTGGTCAGGCGACTTCCCGGTCTCCGCCTGGCCGTCGAGGAAAGCGAACTCGAATGGAACCGCGGAATGATGGTACGCAGCCTCGTGGCCCTGCCGGTGACGTGGTGA
- a CDS encoding cytochrome P450, with translation MTQTPNAPAGPIDLPKGADAQGLLDWFAYMRKNWPVSWDETRQAWHVFSYRDYQTVTTNPLIFSSDFTSVFPVPSELALLMGPGTIGGIDPPRHAPLRKLVSQAFTPRRIAQLELRIGQITADVLDRVRDQDTIDIASDLAYPLPVTVIAELLGIPTEDHEKFRDWVDIILSNEGLEYPNLPDDFTETVGPAIEEWSEFLYAQIAQKRAAPKDDLISGLCEAEVDGRKLTDEEVVNIVALLLTAGHISSATLLSNLFLVLEEHPEAQAAARADRSLVPAVIEETLRYRSPFNCIFRILNEDTDIFGHPMRKGQMVIAWIASANRDTEVFTDPDAFDIRRESNKHLAFGHGIHHCLGAFLARLEAKVFLNQTLDQFTEFRIDHDGVEFYDADQLTARRLPVQVVRDGQHPR, from the coding sequence ATGACGCAGACCCCGAACGCTCCGGCGGGACCGATCGACCTGCCCAAGGGCGCTGACGCCCAGGGGCTGTTGGACTGGTTCGCGTACATGCGGAAGAACTGGCCCGTGTCCTGGGACGAGACCCGCCAGGCCTGGCACGTGTTCTCCTACCGGGACTACCAGACCGTCACCACGAACCCGCTGATCTTCTCCTCGGACTTCACCTCGGTCTTTCCCGTACCGTCGGAGCTGGCCCTGCTGATGGGCCCCGGCACCATCGGCGGCATCGACCCACCGCGGCACGCGCCGCTACGCAAGCTGGTGAGCCAGGCCTTCACCCCCCGCCGGATCGCCCAACTGGAGCTGCGGATCGGGCAGATCACCGCCGACGTGCTGGACCGGGTACGCGACCAGGACACGATCGACATCGCCAGCGACCTCGCGTACCCGCTACCGGTGACGGTCATCGCCGAGTTGCTCGGCATTCCGACCGAGGACCACGAGAAGTTCCGCGACTGGGTGGACATCATCCTCAGCAACGAGGGCCTGGAGTACCCCAACCTGCCCGACGACTTCACCGAGACGGTGGGGCCGGCCATCGAGGAGTGGTCCGAGTTCCTGTACGCGCAGATCGCCCAGAAGCGTGCCGCACCGAAGGACGACCTGATCAGCGGCCTCTGTGAGGCGGAGGTCGACGGGCGTAAGCTGACCGACGAGGAAGTCGTCAACATCGTCGCGCTGCTGCTCACCGCCGGGCACATCTCCAGCGCCACGCTGCTCAGCAACCTGTTCCTGGTGCTGGAGGAGCACCCGGAGGCACAGGCGGCGGCACGCGCGGACCGCAGTCTCGTGCCGGCCGTCATCGAGGAGACGCTGCGCTACCGGTCCCCGTTCAACTGCATCTTCCGAATTCTGAACGAGGACACCGACATCTTCGGCCACCCCATGCGCAAGGGCCAGATGGTCATCGCCTGGATCGCCTCCGCGAACCGCGACACCGAGGTGTTCACGGACCCGGACGCCTTCGACATCCGACGCGAGTCCAACAAGCACCTGGCGTTCGGCCACGGCATCCACCACTGCCTGGGCGCGTTCCTGGCACGGCTGGAGGCGAAGGTCTTCCTCAACCAGACACTCGACCAGTTCACCGAGTTCCGGATCGACCATGACGGGGTCGAGTTCTACGACGCCGACCAGCTCACCGCACGACGACTCCCCGTCCAGGTAGTGCGCGACGGACAGCATCCGAGGTGA
- a CDS encoding DegT/DnrJ/EryC1/StrS family aminotransferase, producing the protein MRAVVPFLDLNAGNDEVRADLDAAYARVSASGWYLLGPELDAFEAEFAAYCSARHCVGVGNGLDALVLALRALDVGPGDEVIVPAHTFIATWLAVSATGARPVPVEPDERTYGICPDRLAAAFTPRVKAVLVVHLYGHPVDLDPVRAVADRHGVPVVEDAAQAHGAAYRGRPVGAGGVVAFSFYPAKNLGALGDGGAVVTDDHRVAERVRLLRNYGSVRKYDHQVQGYNSRLDEFQAAVLRAKLPRLDEWTERRARVARRYTEALAGLPDLVPPSVAPWATSAWHLYVVRTPHREALRARLAAAGVATLVHYPVPVHRSGAYRDTEDVRRAGPLPISERLAEEVLSLPIGPHLPDEGVDTVVAALRDIMADLHGAGHLPR; encoded by the coding sequence GTGAGGGCAGTCGTTCCCTTCCTGGATCTGAACGCCGGCAACGACGAGGTACGGGCCGACCTGGACGCCGCGTACGCCCGGGTGTCCGCCTCCGGCTGGTACCTGCTCGGGCCGGAACTGGACGCGTTCGAGGCGGAGTTCGCCGCGTACTGCTCGGCGCGCCACTGCGTCGGGGTGGGCAACGGACTGGACGCCCTGGTGCTGGCCCTGCGGGCGCTGGACGTCGGCCCCGGCGACGAGGTGATCGTGCCGGCGCACACGTTCATCGCGACCTGGCTGGCGGTCTCGGCCACCGGGGCCCGGCCGGTGCCGGTGGAGCCCGACGAACGCACCTACGGCATCTGCCCGGACAGATTGGCCGCGGCGTTCACCCCCAGGGTCAAGGCGGTCCTCGTCGTGCACCTGTACGGGCACCCGGTCGACCTGGACCCGGTACGGGCGGTCGCCGACCGGCACGGCGTACCCGTGGTGGAGGACGCGGCGCAGGCGCACGGTGCCGCCTACCGGGGACGGCCCGTCGGTGCCGGCGGCGTCGTCGCCTTCAGCTTCTATCCGGCGAAGAACCTCGGCGCGCTCGGCGACGGTGGGGCCGTCGTCACCGACGACCACCGGGTCGCCGAGCGGGTCCGGCTGCTGCGTAACTACGGCTCGGTCCGGAAGTACGACCACCAGGTGCAGGGCTACAACTCGCGGCTGGACGAGTTCCAGGCCGCGGTGCTGCGGGCCAAGCTGCCCCGCCTCGACGAGTGGACCGAGCGGCGGGCCCGGGTCGCCCGACGTTACACGGAGGCGCTGGCCGGTCTACCGGATCTCGTCCCGCCCTCCGTCGCGCCCTGGGCGACGTCCGCGTGGCACCTGTACGTGGTACGCACCCCGCACCGCGAGGCGCTGCGGGCCCGGCTGGCCGCCGCCGGGGTGGCGACGCTTGTGCACTACCCGGTCCCGGTGCACCGTTCCGGGGCGTACCGGGACACCGAGGACGTGCGTCGGGCCGGGCCGCTGCCGATCAGCGAGCGGCTGGCCGAGGAGGTCCTGAGTCTGCCGATCGGTCCTCACCTGCCCGACGAGGGCGTCGACACGGTGGTGGCTGCCCTGCGCGACATCATGGCCGACCTCCACGGCGCTGGGCACCTTCCCCGGTGA
- the abc-f gene encoding ribosomal protection-like ABC-F family protein, translated as MATQEARLQNSPPSAHSQLVLHEVTKHYAERVVLDRVSLSVKPGERVGVIGENGSGKSTLLRLVAGLETPDNGELTVSAPGGIGYLAQRLRLPAGGSAVRDVVDHALADLRDLEARLRAAEADLATATPEQLDTYGTLLTEFEARGGYQADARVDAALHGLGLAELDRDRDVDTLSGGERSRLALAATLAADPELLLLDEPTNDLDTEAVEWLEDHLRSHRGTVVVVTHDRMFLESVTPTIIEVDTDTRGVHRYGDGYSSYLRAKAALRAGRERAYADWLAEIERQSQLAERAGTMLRSISRKGPAAFSGAGAHRSRSSSTATSRKARNANERLHRLRENPVPRPADPLRFTASVASDTMDVDTRRVELTDVRVGRRLHVPELIIGPAERLLVTGPNGAGKSTLMRVLAGELVPDGGTVRLPARVGHLRQDVTVGQPGRSLLEAYASGRPGHPDEYADELLDLGLFRSEDLRMPVGALSVGQRRRIDLARLVSRPADLLLLDEPTNHFAPLLVEELEQALDGYAGALVVVTHDRRMRSTFIGARLDLRQGVAIGAGRA; from the coding sequence ATGGCGACACAGGAGGCCCGTTTGCAGAACAGCCCGCCGTCAGCTCATTCGCAGCTCGTCCTGCACGAGGTCACCAAGCATTACGCCGAACGGGTCGTCCTGGACCGGGTCTCGCTCTCCGTCAAGCCGGGGGAGAGGGTCGGTGTCATCGGCGAGAACGGGTCGGGGAAGTCGACCCTGCTGCGGCTCGTCGCCGGGTTGGAGACTCCGGACAACGGCGAGCTGACCGTCTCGGCGCCCGGCGGGATCGGCTACCTCGCCCAGCGGCTTCGCCTGCCGGCCGGCGGCAGCGCCGTACGGGACGTGGTGGACCACGCGCTGGCCGACCTGCGCGACCTGGAGGCGCGGTTGCGCGCTGCCGAGGCGGACCTGGCCACCGCCACGCCCGAACAGCTGGACACCTACGGCACGTTGCTCACCGAGTTCGAGGCCCGCGGCGGCTACCAGGCCGACGCCCGGGTGGACGCCGCCCTGCACGGTCTCGGCCTGGCCGAACTCGATCGCGACCGGGACGTCGACACGCTCTCCGGCGGGGAACGGTCCCGGCTCGCGCTCGCGGCGACCCTGGCCGCCGACCCGGAACTGCTGCTGCTCGACGAGCCCACCAACGACCTCGACACCGAGGCCGTGGAGTGGCTGGAGGACCACCTGCGGTCGCACCGGGGCACCGTCGTCGTGGTCACCCACGACCGGATGTTCCTGGAGTCGGTCACCCCCACCATCATCGAGGTCGACACCGACACCCGGGGCGTGCACCGGTACGGCGACGGCTACAGCAGCTACCTCCGGGCGAAGGCCGCTCTCCGGGCGGGCCGGGAGCGCGCGTACGCGGACTGGCTGGCCGAGATCGAGCGACAGTCCCAGCTCGCGGAGCGGGCCGGGACGATGCTCCGGTCGATCTCCCGCAAGGGACCGGCGGCGTTCAGCGGGGCCGGCGCCCACCGCTCCCGTTCCTCGTCGACGGCGACGTCACGGAAGGCCCGCAACGCCAACGAGCGACTGCACCGCCTGCGGGAGAATCCGGTACCGCGCCCCGCCGACCCGTTGCGTTTCACCGCGTCGGTCGCCTCGGACACCATGGACGTCGACACCCGCCGCGTCGAGTTGACCGACGTCCGGGTGGGCCGCCGCCTGCACGTACCCGAGCTGATCATCGGTCCCGCCGAACGGTTGCTGGTCACCGGCCCCAACGGCGCGGGCAAGAGCACGCTGATGCGGGTGCTCGCCGGGGAACTCGTCCCCGACGGCGGGACGGTGCGACTGCCGGCCCGGGTCGGTCACCTGCGCCAGGACGTGACGGTCGGGCAGCCGGGGCGCTCCCTGCTGGAGGCGTACGCGTCGGGTCGGCCGGGGCACCCCGACGAGTACGCGGACGAGCTGCTCGACCTCGGTCTGTTCCGCTCCGAGGACCTGCGCATGCCGGTCGGGGCGCTCTCCGTCGGGCAGCGCCGCCGCATCGACCTGGCCCGGCTGGTCAGCCGCCCGGCCGACCTGCTGCTGTTGGACGAGCCCACCAACCACTTCGCACCCCTGCTCGTGGAGGAGTTGGAGCAGGCGCTGGACGGCTATGCCGGAGCGCTGGTCGTGGTGACGCACGACCGGCGGATGCGGAGCACCTTCATCGGGGCCCGGTTGGACCTGCGCCAGGGCGTGGCCATCGGGGCGGGCCGGGCGTGA
- a CDS encoding cellulose binding domain-containing protein: MYGGSLFRRLWPALVAAATLPVTVLGVGLVTTPAAGADTVSTLASTVPPSTPPVTPAPPAPPTLLRATQVTSTSVTLSWTAAVPGCCDITGYTIGYFQAFYDLGETARVGNVTTATITLKPATQYRFYVQASDSGGHSSPSSNPLTIVTPATDAGPDTVPPSAPGTLTVSDVTATSATLNWTPSTDNVAVTGYNVYRWDGVFVSTLVATVPGTSHTLSLAPSVPNRYYVRARDAAGNVSIATNDVRIDPPTGPTTSPPGPTTSPPGPTCAVTYQKQSEWPGGFVANVTVKNTATTAVTGWTLAFTFPGDQRITTLWSATYTQSGSAVTIRNAGWNGTIAAGASVSFGFQATWSGSNATPTNFSLNDTPCR; the protein is encoded by the coding sequence GTGTACGGGGGCTCTCTGTTCCGCCGCCTGTGGCCGGCCTTGGTGGCCGCCGCCACCCTGCCGGTCACGGTGCTGGGTGTGGGTCTGGTAACCACACCCGCGGCCGGTGCCGACACCGTGTCGACGCTGGCCAGCACCGTTCCGCCATCGACCCCGCCCGTCACACCGGCGCCACCGGCCCCGCCCACGCTACTCAGGGCCACCCAGGTGACCTCCACGTCGGTCACCCTGAGCTGGACCGCCGCCGTCCCCGGCTGCTGCGACATCACCGGATACACGATCGGTTACTTCCAGGCGTTCTACGACCTGGGGGAAACCGCCCGGGTCGGCAACGTCACCACGGCCACGATCACCCTCAAGCCGGCCACGCAGTATCGCTTCTACGTGCAGGCCAGTGACTCGGGCGGGCACAGTTCACCGTCGTCGAACCCACTCACCATCGTCACCCCGGCGACCGACGCCGGCCCCGACACCGTGCCGCCGAGCGCCCCGGGGACGCTGACCGTCAGCGACGTGACCGCCACGTCCGCCACGCTGAACTGGACGCCTTCGACGGACAACGTCGCAGTGACCGGCTACAACGTCTACCGCTGGGACGGTGTCTTCGTCTCGACGCTGGTGGCCACCGTGCCGGGCACCAGCCACACGCTGTCACTCGCGCCGTCCGTGCCCAACCGCTACTACGTACGGGCCCGGGACGCGGCAGGCAACGTGTCGATCGCGACAAACGACGTCCGGATCGACCCGCCGACCGGCCCGACCACCTCGCCCCCTGGCCCCACCACCTCACCGCCCGGCCCCACCTGCGCGGTGACCTACCAGAAGCAGTCGGAATGGCCCGGCGGATTCGTCGCCAACGTCACGGTCAAGAACACCGCCACGACCGCCGTCACCGGCTGGACCCTGGCCTTCACGTTCCCGGGCGACCAGCGGATCACCACGCTCTGGAGCGCCACCTACACCCAGTCCGGCTCCGCCGTCACGATCCGCAACGCCGGCTGGAACGGCACCATCGCGGCCGGTGCCAGCGTCTCGTTCGGCTTCCAGGCCACGTGGAGCGGCAGCAACGCGACCCCCACCAACTTCTCCCTGAACGACACCCCCTGCCGATGA
- a CDS encoding VOC family protein, with product MAHVRRFDHVGITVADLDVVTAFFVALGLEVEGRAFVEGEFLETVCGIPDSRTEIVMLRSPDGGARLELARFVRPDAVPGSPAAMANELGLRNVSFEVDDVRAVVDWAAGEGYGLVGGIGEYEGAWRMAYVRGPEGIVVSLAERIG from the coding sequence ATGGCACATGTGCGACGCTTCGACCACGTCGGCATCACGGTGGCGGATCTTGATGTCGTGACGGCCTTCTTCGTGGCGCTCGGCCTGGAGGTCGAGGGGAGGGCGTTCGTCGAGGGGGAGTTCCTGGAGACGGTGTGCGGCATTCCCGACTCCCGTACCGAGATCGTCATGTTGAGGTCGCCCGACGGTGGTGCCCGTCTGGAGCTTGCGAGATTCGTCCGGCCGGATGCCGTGCCGGGCTCGCCGGCGGCCATGGCCAACGAGTTGGGATTGCGTAACGTGTCGTTCGAGGTCGACGACGTGCGGGCGGTCGTCGACTGGGCCGCAGGCGAGGGTTACGGACTGGTCGGTGGCATCGGCGAGTACGAGGGCGCGTGGCGGATGGCCTACGTCCGGGGGCCGGAGGGGATCGTCGTCTCGCTGGCCGAGCGGATCGGCTGA
- a CDS encoding nitroreductase family deazaflavin-dependent oxidoreductase, producing the protein MSDWNDKIISEFRANGGQVGGQFAGAPLLLLHTVGARSGQPRVNPMMYQEVDGGYAVFASKAGAPTNPDWYHNLLVHPHVRAEIGTDTVELVARVAAGEEREGIWDAQKAAYPGFADYERKTARQIPVVVLEPAP; encoded by the coding sequence ATGAGTGACTGGAACGACAAGATCATTTCCGAGTTCCGCGCGAACGGTGGACAGGTGGGTGGCCAGTTCGCCGGTGCCCCGCTGCTGCTGTTGCACACCGTCGGTGCCAGGAGCGGTCAGCCCCGGGTGAACCCGATGATGTACCAGGAGGTGGACGGCGGCTACGCCGTGTTCGCTTCCAAGGCCGGTGCGCCCACCAATCCCGACTGGTACCACAACCTGCTCGTCCATCCGCATGTCCGAGCGGAGATCGGTACGGACACGGTCGAGTTGGTCGCCAGGGTCGCCGCCGGGGAGGAGCGGGAAGGGATCTGGGACGCGCAGAAGGCCGCGTACCCGGGTTTCGCCGACTACGAGCGGAAGACCGCCCGCCAGATCCCCGTCGTCGTGCTGGAACCCGCTCCGTAG
- a CDS encoding SAM-dependent methyltransferase — MTTTKFSNDHQRRLPSQRPHGRIHGGRSIPMSMVVGLSCGGTASRFRAVETSERARMTAIANRPDRAVADLENANIARIYDYYLGGLYNFAIDRQKAERIKLTLPSVDLLARGNRDWLRRSVRYLVAQGVEQFIDIAAGLPTANNTHEVAHALNPRARVIYVDNDPSTVIHGEEILAKEPLAAMAEADGRHPEQVWAHPAIRELIDLSQPVGIIMGGLLVFISDEDDPKGLIAAYRDALAPGSYLAISHLTADTVDAETRAQVDRMVAAYQAGVGAALHVRDKATFASWFEGMELIDPGVTLMADWRPDPGLDVDAQTPSRQLGYGALGRITT, encoded by the coding sequence ATGACAACCACGAAGTTCAGCAACGACCACCAGCGGCGACTGCCGTCACAACGTCCGCACGGTCGAATCCATGGTGGACGCAGCATTCCGATGTCCATGGTTGTCGGATTATCATGTGGCGGAACGGCGAGCCGGTTCCGCGCCGTAGAAACCTCCGAAAGGGCTCGAATGACGGCAATCGCCAACCGCCCGGATAGGGCGGTAGCTGACCTGGAAAACGCCAATATCGCACGGATTTACGATTACTATCTGGGAGGCCTCTACAACTTCGCCATCGACCGGCAGAAAGCGGAGCGCATCAAGCTGACGCTACCCAGCGTCGACCTGCTGGCTCGCGGTAACCGGGACTGGCTGCGCCGATCCGTGCGGTATCTGGTGGCGCAGGGGGTGGAGCAGTTCATCGACATCGCGGCGGGTCTGCCGACTGCCAACAACACGCACGAGGTGGCGCACGCCCTCAACCCCCGCGCGCGGGTGATTTACGTGGACAACGACCCATCGACCGTCATCCACGGCGAGGAAATCCTCGCGAAGGAGCCGCTCGCCGCCATGGCGGAAGCCGATGGGAGGCACCCTGAGCAGGTATGGGCGCACCCAGCAATCCGTGAGTTGATCGATCTGTCTCAGCCGGTGGGGATCATCATGGGTGGGCTGCTCGTGTTCATCTCCGACGAGGATGATCCGAAGGGGCTCATCGCGGCGTACCGGGACGCCCTGGCGCCTGGCAGTTACCTCGCGATCTCCCACCTCACCGCCGACACGGTGGACGCGGAAACAAGAGCGCAGGTAGACCGAATGGTCGCCGCCTACCAAGCCGGGGTCGGTGCGGCCCTGCACGTGCGGGACAAGGCGACGTTCGCGTCCTGGTTCGAAGGTATGGAACTGATTGATCCGGGGGTGACCCTGATGGCGGACTGGCGTCCGGACCCGGGTCTGGACGTGGATGCCCAGACGCCGTCGCGGCAGCTCGGCTACGGCGCGCTCGGCAGGATCACTACGTAG
- a CDS encoding flavoprotein — MTAGHLQIVVCAAGPAPDVTTLINTAHQRSWTTTVTATPHAMDFIDIPAIEKLTGTPVRSDYRASPGVRRPLPTTDALVIAPATYNSINKIALGLADNYAMTTIAELIGRHIPTVIVPFVNTALATRHPYRRAVTSLRDEGVHILLGPEHNWELHPPGTGNDRRLTFPWTTAFHAAAALAEEKQPRN, encoded by the coding sequence GTGACCGCAGGGCACCTCCAGATCGTCGTCTGCGCCGCCGGCCCCGCACCCGACGTCACCACCCTGATCAACACCGCACACCAACGGTCCTGGACCACGACGGTCACCGCCACACCCCACGCGATGGACTTCATCGACATCCCAGCCATCGAAAAACTGACCGGCACACCCGTGCGATCCGACTACCGGGCATCCCCGGGCGTCCGCCGCCCGCTACCCACCACCGACGCACTGGTCATCGCACCCGCGACCTACAACTCGATCAACAAGATCGCCCTCGGCCTCGCCGACAACTACGCCATGACCACCATCGCCGAACTCATCGGACGACACATACCCACAGTCATCGTCCCCTTCGTCAACACCGCCCTCGCCACCCGACACCCCTACCGCCGCGCCGTCACCAGCCTCCGCGACGAAGGCGTACACATCCTCCTCGGACCCGAACACAACTGGGAACTACACCCACCCGGCACCGGCAACGACCGCCGGCTCACCTTCCCCTGGACCACGGCGTTCCACGCAGCCGCCGCACTCGCTGAGGAGAAACAGCCGCGGAATTAA